In Actinomyces weissii, a genomic segment contains:
- a CDS encoding NUDIX hydrolase, with protein MTCGAVPGRVPDNWRELLDPQEWRLNHEGLPAREAARVIALRTVPEPAILLVEGHDFGDAAHCWAFTPGGGLLPGESPLEGARRELLEETGLGLRPEQLHGPVLERSSRFEFNLVTCRQNELYYLVRLEGQDVRQADELQGEDGQLDRSGWTAQEREVLDSLRWWSLEELDAAVATGLTVYPRNLPALARQLLEGWDGRLHRMVEED; from the coding sequence ATGACCTGTGGAGCCGTTCCGGGGAGGGTGCCCGACAACTGGCGCGAGCTCCTGGATCCCCAGGAGTGGCGGCTGAACCATGAGGGCCTGCCCGCGCGGGAGGCCGCCCGGGTCATCGCCCTGCGCACCGTCCCGGAGCCCGCGATCCTGCTGGTGGAGGGCCACGACTTCGGCGACGCCGCCCACTGCTGGGCCTTCACCCCTGGTGGGGGCCTGCTGCCCGGAGAGAGCCCCCTGGAAGGGGCCCGCCGGGAGCTGTTAGAGGAGACGGGCCTGGGCCTGCGCCCGGAGCAGCTGCACGGTCCGGTGCTGGAGCGCTCCTCACGCTTCGAGTTCAACCTGGTCACCTGCCGGCAGAACGAGCTCTACTACCTGGTGCGCCTGGAGGGCCAGGACGTGCGGCAGGCGGACGAGCTCCAGGGGGAGGACGGCCAGCTGGACCGCTCGGGGTGGACCGCCCAGGAGCGGGAGGTGCTGGACTCCCTGCGCTGGTGGAGCCTGGAGGAGCTGGACGCCGCCGTGGCCACCGGGCTGACCGTCTACCCCCGGAACCTGCCTGCCCTGGCCCGCCAGCTGCTGGAGGGCTGGGACGGGCGGCTGCACCGGATGGTGGAGGAGGACTGA
- the ruvA gene encoding Holliday junction branch migration protein RuvA has product MISSLRGKVLDLSLSAAVIEVGGVGLRVLATPTTLAGLQVGQEAQVYTELIVREDSLTLYGFAEVDERDCFQVLLGAKGVGAKLALAMLAVHTPDSLRRIIASQDVAALKRVPGLGPKGAQRVIIDVGDKLGAVRGGELPPVVPAADQAAAGSANPDVVAALVQLGWSEAAATQAVAEVEGTAEGSTLGVPELLRAALRLLGGGRRG; this is encoded by the coding sequence ATGATCTCCTCACTGCGTGGCAAGGTGCTGGACCTCAGCCTCAGCGCCGCCGTCATCGAGGTCGGTGGTGTGGGGCTGCGGGTCCTGGCCACCCCCACCACCCTGGCGGGCTTGCAGGTGGGGCAGGAGGCCCAGGTCTACACCGAGCTGATCGTCCGGGAGGACTCCCTGACCCTCTACGGCTTCGCTGAGGTAGATGAGCGTGACTGCTTCCAGGTGCTGCTCGGGGCCAAGGGCGTGGGGGCCAAGCTGGCCCTGGCGATGCTGGCGGTCCACACCCCGGACTCGCTGCGCCGGATCATCGCCAGCCAGGACGTGGCGGCACTCAAGCGCGTGCCGGGCCTGGGCCCCAAGGGGGCACAGCGGGTGATTATCGACGTCGGTGACAAGCTGGGGGCGGTGCGTGGCGGCGAGCTGCCCCCGGTGGTGCCCGCCGCCGACCAGGCTGCCGCGGGCAGCGCCAACCCCGACGTCGTCGCCGCCCTGGTGCAGCTGGGCTGGAGCGAGGCGGCAGCCACCCAGGCGGTGGCTGAGGTGGAGGGCACCGCGGAAGGCTCCACCCTGGGCGTGCCCGAGCTCCTGCGCGCCGCACTGCGCCTGCTAGGAGGGGGCCGACGTGGCTGA
- a CDS encoding crossover junction endodeoxyribonuclease RuvC: MDIDSRRRARLVEVGVVRTAPHTSPELRLLAVAEALEDWIARLGPNAVSVERVFAQDNLRSVIGVAQVMGVVMVAGARAGLEVAQHTPSEAKAAVTGSGTAGKAQVQAMVQRILGLTEPPRPADAADALAQAICHGWRGGGTGADGITEMVSAGGAVRASARTPAQQQWAAAQAAARRTGAVDPRRLRRRSP, translated from the coding sequence GTGGACATCGACTCCCGGCGCCGGGCGCGCCTGGTGGAGGTCGGGGTGGTGCGCACCGCGCCGCACACCAGCCCAGAGCTGCGCCTGCTGGCCGTGGCCGAGGCCCTGGAGGACTGGATCGCCCGCCTGGGGCCCAACGCTGTCTCGGTGGAGCGGGTCTTCGCGCAGGACAACCTGCGCTCGGTGATCGGCGTGGCCCAGGTGATGGGCGTGGTGATGGTGGCCGGGGCCCGGGCGGGCCTGGAGGTCGCCCAGCACACCCCCTCCGAGGCCAAGGCCGCCGTGACCGGCTCCGGCACCGCGGGCAAGGCCCAGGTGCAGGCCATGGTCCAGCGGATCCTGGGCCTGACGGAGCCGCCCCGGCCTGCCGACGCCGCTGACGCCCTGGCGCAGGCCATCTGCCACGGCTGGCGGGGCGGGGGCACCGGCGCGGACGGGATCACGGAGATGGTCTCAGCCGGAGGGGCCGTGCGCGCGAGCGCCCGCACCCCCGCCCAGCAGCAGTGGGCGGCCGCCCAGGCCGCCGCCCGCCGCACCGGCGCCGTGGACCCGCGCCGTCTCCGCCGTCGTAGCCCCTGA
- a CDS encoding YebC/PmpR family DNA-binding transcriptional regulator, with translation MSGHSKWATTKHKKAAIDAKRGKLFARLIKNIEVAARTGGGDPAGNPTLFDAIQKAKKNSVPADNITRAVKRGSGEEAGGADWQTIMYEGYGPAGVAFLVECLTDNRNRAASDVRVAFTRTGGNLADPGSVAYNFSRKGIVEIAKAEGIDEDTILMAVLEAGAEEVVEGPESFEVICEPTDLVAVRQAVTEAGMEYESAESQFVAATKVEVDLEGARKVMRLIDALEDLDDVQNVFTSVEVSAEVAAALESEED, from the coding sequence ATGTCGGGGCACTCTAAGTGGGCCACCACCAAGCACAAGAAGGCCGCGATCGACGCCAAGCGGGGCAAGCTCTTTGCGCGCCTGATCAAGAACATCGAGGTCGCGGCCCGCACCGGCGGCGGCGACCCGGCTGGCAACCCGACCCTGTTCGACGCGATCCAGAAGGCCAAGAAGAACTCCGTCCCGGCCGACAACATCACCCGTGCCGTCAAGCGTGGCTCCGGCGAGGAGGCCGGTGGCGCCGACTGGCAGACCATCATGTACGAGGGCTACGGGCCAGCCGGGGTGGCCTTCCTGGTGGAGTGCCTGACCGACAACCGCAACCGGGCGGCCTCTGACGTGCGGGTGGCCTTCACGCGCACCGGCGGCAACCTGGCCGACCCCGGCTCGGTGGCCTACAACTTCAGCCGCAAGGGCATCGTGGAGATCGCCAAGGCGGAGGGCATTGACGAGGACACCATCCTGATGGCGGTCCTGGAGGCGGGCGCCGAGGAGGTCGTGGAGGGCCCGGAGTCCTTCGAGGTCATCTGCGAGCCCACGGACCTGGTGGCGGTGCGCCAGGCCGTCACCGAGGCCGGTATGGAGTACGAGTCGGCCGAGTCCCAGTTCGTGGCCGCCACCAAGGTGGAGGTGGACCTGGAGGGCGCCAGGAAGGTCATGCGCCTGATCGACGCCCTGGAGGACCTGGACGACGTGCAGAACGTCTTCACCTCCGTGGAAGTCTCCGCCGAGGTCGCCGCTGCCCTGGAGTCCGAGGAGGACTGA